One window of Syngnathus acus chromosome 16, fSynAcu1.2, whole genome shotgun sequence genomic DNA carries:
- the pogzb gene encoding pogo transposable element derived with ZNF domain b isoform X3 translates to MSLAQFSSGAHLQGHRERVHGPAPSSCTCRICEWAFDDEPAFLNHMKTNHKPGEMPYVCQVCFYRSSFYSDVLQHFASFHRNSRYLLCVFCLKVSRNVASYQKHVLRHQAGQAFHCSRCRLQFAFLADKKRHKLERHRSVRRPAKLEGLPLGSKVTIRMYGKKRIPAASVGGGARLLRDPSCLIQPIKIKTEQQSASGLGDSPLADPPPSPSGRPRGGRLWCLECGGDVRDMAAHYPTHVRCLLCAFGSCCSRAYAGHMIHHHVPRSKDHRLPPHQHPPPCPFFLTCCHCDFASVSGDEMAEHLLANPEHGGAICRPRVYVEPDIQLRWDREPPHQLESDQMPCQLGSDEPLGHRDWRLSDSWTRPEDDLDAEIRISPFTQPCGPRQPALRNGDAVDFFNLLFPAALVELIAAETNAHAKTCCYLDSGCRDWLSVTPREVKGFLGLCILMGLHNLPEPSQYWSWNQRDGPTFQRTMSLERFKQVASNIRMGSFSTAKLSRGRQAHDPLRVFGRMLDILSSAMWDAYRPNCCLSMDKALLPALEGDPPMGSLQGQPQLWLLCDSKSGYCHRFFIQSDQEVAPASSSRAARRGPGVVQELVKGLENKHHHIYLAKSLTSVPLVQQLLDQGIYASSSFPPRSPILPAALWEDGRLDKPGDFLQRRLGPLLATRWKDTKEMGCLSSNARAGEADTVWRRSQSKMGSLDPIRRPMAFRLLQENMRGVDICKQLLACNPLGGILQDRHWRALFWFLVNLSVVNAFIVLRESRKENPPAWVRDGLFTQVNFRKRLGIQLAECARQPSHGSTREAERGDRKVRHRMDRITGSSGSCQHCGGTMDTGTWGCVVCGARLCKESSCFWEFHSLSPFNKGPTEVGFLEGSHSDEAESDRVQDHLAPLEDFSEDEAADSPKQRPPIKKEGTSPPPSPHLADVSSQTEPADFLSAHQLRVALLALCGGLHQASAVFSIGPCLIRVWLKEARKHLKQKNRDRDEMQVQGDGEAHLVAWVLSQREQQLPVSESVFFHKAATLNKNGALGDTFRMSYDWAVLFMLRHRLGPTPAGSKRAPAYRLPLPLQARVQSFKEFTHRAILANRLPQSSVGVMDELCFFVDAGSVQHRAEALQFTGSVPLVTVCLSALADGTMLPALVLTNRRPANEPLPDFVLLQVTSQNPTAREAFKLWIQRIWLPYLSGPVCHRKSMLVLDQHQDHVGDLSLGNLSNWGTLPAVIPEGCSFLLQPLDLCVKPALQRFLRARWDKFSAGGQEEPEEAAAPRKLQDTAAQMLIRWTAEALTCLKDLRQPWRTSFEITGILPRTDTGREGPDRKAEWQNLLKSLEKILLPSEDSLDLLLVEDEEDSDDDLMSAEEEDPQEQDKPGAHTEIKLLEIRDENKNTELQEEEEQQVDTNRNWEENKEANGQEPMENTKMVQVKQLEIMEEDSEEEAKEEKEQENEDRKATKERRETRIMIGEEVGDEWKITMKTRTEIRTETARSNQDDGPELKVLPDL, encoded by the exons ATGTCACTGGCGCAG TTTTCCAGCGGCGCTCATCTTCAAGGCCACCGCGAGCGGGTTCacggccccgccccctcttcCT GTACGTGTCGCATCTGTGAGTGGGCCTTTGATGACGAGCCGGCCTTCCTCAACCACATGAAGACCAACCATAAACCGGGAGAGATGCCCTATGTCTGCCAG GTGTGCTTCTACCGCTCATCCTTCTACTCGGACGTCCTGCAGCACTTTGCGAGCTTCCACAGAAATTCGCGCTACCTGCTCTGCGTCTTCTGCCTTAAAGTCAGCAGGAACGTGGCCAGCTATCAGAAGCACGTCCTGCGCCaccag GCGGGCCAGGCCTTCCACTGCAGCAGATGTCGCCTTCAGTTTGCCTTCCTGGCAGACAAAAAGCGCCACAAGCTGGAGCGCCACCGCAGCGTGCGCAGGCCCGCCAAGCTGGAGGGGCTCCCGCTGGGTTCAAAG GTGACCATTCGCATGTACGGCAAGAAAAGGATTCCCGCCGCATCGGTCGGAGGCGGGGCCCGGCTCCTGCGGGATCCCTCCTGCCTCATCCAGCCCATCAAGATCAAGACGGAGCAGCAGAGCGCCTCCGGCCTTGGGGACTCCCCACTGGCcgacccccccccatccccctcCGGGCGGCCGCGTGGCGGCAG GTTGTGGTGCTTGGAGTGCGGCGGCGACGTGCGCGACATGGCTGCCCACTACCCCACGCACGTGCGCTGCCTGCTGTGCGCCTTTGGCAGCTGCTGCTCTCGCGCATACGCAGGCCACATGATCCA CCACCACGTGCCACGCTCCAAAGACCACCGTCTCCCTCCGCATCAACACCCGCCTCCTTG TCCTTTCTTCTTGACATGTTGCCACTGTGACTTTGCGTCGGTGTCCGGGGACGAGATGGCCGAACACCTGCTGGCCAACCCGGAGCATGGTGGTGCCATCTGCCGCCCCAGAG TGTACGTGGAGCCAGATATCCAGCTGCGTTGGGACCGAGAGCCGCCACACCAGCTCGAGAGCGACCAGATGCCATGCCAGCTCGGGAGCGACGAGCCGCTTGGCCACCGGGACTGGAGGCTGTCCGACAGCTGGACGCGCCCCGAGGATGACCTGGATGCAGAGATCAGAATCTCGCCCTTCACACAGCCCTGCGGGCCTCGCCAGCCGGCGCTGAGGAACGGCGACGCTGTGGACTTCTTCAACCTGCTGTTCCCTGCAGCGCTGGTGGAACTGATCGCTGCAGAGACCAACGCCCACGCCAAGACCTGCTGCTACCTGGACTCGGGCTGCCGGGACTGGCTTTCGGTCACCCCGCGAGAAGTCAAAGGTTTCCTGGGTCTGTGCATCCTGATGGGCTTGCACAACCTCCCAGAGCCATCTCAGTactggtcttggaaccaacgTGACGGCCCCACCTTCCAGCGCACCATGAGCCTGGAACGCTTCAAGCAAGTGGCCTCCAACATCCGCATGGGAAGCTTCAGCACCGCCAAGTTGTCGCGTGGCCGCCAAGCCCACGACCCGCTGCGCGTCTTCGGGCGCATGCTGGACATTCTGAGCAGCGCCATGTGGGATGCCTACCGGCCCAACTGCTGCCTGAGCATGGACAAAGCGCTGCTCCCCGCTCTGGAGGGAGATCCTCCAATGGGGAGCTTGCAGGGCCAGCCTCAGTTGTGGCTGTTGTGCGACTCCAAGTCCGGCTACTGCCACCGCTTCTTCATCCAGAGCGACCAGGAGGTGGCCCCCGCTTCTTCATCCAGAGCGGCCAGGAGGGGCCCGGGCGTGGTGCAGGAGCTGGTCAAGGGTCTGGAGAACAAGCACCACCACATTTACTTGGCCAAGTCGCTCACGTCTGTGCCTCTGGTGCAGCAGCTTCTGGACCAGGGCATCTATGCCTCCAGCTCCTTCCCGCCTCGCAGTCCCATCCTGCCGGCAGCGCTGTGGGAGGACGGCCGACTGGACAAGCCCGGGGACTTCTTGCAGAGGCGCTTGGGTCCCCTGCTGGCCACACGCTGGAAGGACACCAAGGAGATGGGCTGCCTGTCCAGCAACGCCCGCGCGGGGGAAGCGGACACAGTGTGGAGGCGCTCGCAGAGCAAGATGGGTAGCCTGGATCCCATCAGGCGGCCCATGGCCTTCCGACTCCTGCAAGAGAACATGCGAGGGGTAGACATCTGCAAGCAGCTCCTGGCCTGTAACCCGCTGGGTGGAATACTGCAGGACCGCCACTGGCGCGCTCTCTTCTGGTTCTTGGTCAACCTGAGTGTGGTCAACGCCTTCATCGTCCTGCGCGAGAGCCGCAAGGAGAACCCGCCGGCCTGGGTGCGAGACGGCCTCTTCACGCAGGTCAACTTCCGCAAGCGTCTGGGCATCCAGCTGGCCGAGTGTGCCCGCCAGCCCTCGCATGGGAGCACACGGGAGGCGGAGAGGGGTGACCGGAAGGTCCGACACCGCATGGACCGGATCACTGGCTCGTCCGGGAGCTGCCAACACTGCGGTGGGACCATGGATACCGGCACCTGGGGCTGCGTGGTGTGCGGGGCGCGACTGTGCAAAGAGTCGTCGTGCTTCTGGGAGTTTCACAGCTTGTCGCCTTTCAATAAAG GCCCGACGGAAGTGGGATTCCTCGAGGGCAGCCATAG TGACGAGGCGGAATCCGACAGAGTCCAAGATCATCTGGCCCCCCTGGAAGACTTCTCTGAAGACGAGGCCGCCGACAGCCCCAAGCAAAGGCCACCTATAAAAAAGGAGGGTACTTCTCCGCCTCCCTCGCCTCATCTGGCCGACGTCAGCAGCCAAACGGAGCCAGCAGACTTCCTGTCAGCCCACCAACTGAGAGTGGCGCTGCTGGCTCTGTGCGGCGGCCTACACCAGGCGTCCGCCGTCTTTTCCATTGGGCCGTGCCTCATCCGGGTCTGGCTGAAGGAGGCCAGGAAACACCTCAAACAAAAGAACCGGGACAGAGACGAGATGCAGGTCCAGGGAGACGGCGAGGCCCATCTGGTGGCCTGGGTGCTGAGCCAGCGTGAGCAGCAGCTTCCTGTCAGCGAGAGCGTCTTCTTCCACAAAGCGGCCACACTCAACAAGAACGGCGCCTTGGGCGACACCTTCCGCATGTCCTACGACTGGGCCGTGCTCTTTATGCTCCGCCACCGGCTGGGCCCGACGCCCGCCGGCAGCAAGCGAGCGCCAGCCTACCGGCTGCCGCTGCCCCTGCAGGCTCGTGTCCAGTCCTTCAAGGAGTTCACCCACAGAGCCATCTTGGCCAACCGACTTCCTCAAAGTTCGGTCGGCGTGATGGACGAGCTGTGCTTCTTTGTGGATGCTGGGAGCGTTCAGCACCGCGCTGAGGCTTTGCAGTTCACGGGCTCTGTGCCGCTGGTCACCGTGTGTCTGTCGGCACTGGCTGACGGAACCATGCTGCCTGCTTTGGTGCTGACCAACAGACGGCCGGCCAACGAGCCGCTGCCGGACTTTGTGCTTCTCCAAGTCACTTCACAGAACCCAACCGCGCGGGAGGCCTTCAAGCTCTGGATTCAACGAATTTGGCTGCCATATCTTTCTGGGCCAGTTTGCCACAGGAAATCCATGTTGGTATTGGACCAGCACCAAGACCACGTGGGAGACCTTTCTCTTGGCAACCTGAGCAACTGGGGCACTCTTCCAGCCGTCATCCCCGAAGGATGTTCCTTCCTCCTGCAGCCTCTGGACCTCTGTGTCAAACCGGCTCTGCAGCGCTTCCTCCGAGCACGGTGGGACAAGTTCAGTGCTGGTGGCCAAGAGGAGCCCGAAGAAGCGGCGGCGCCAAGAAAACTGCAAGACACTGCCGCTCAAATGCTGATCCGCTGGACGGCTGAAGCCTTGACGTGCCTGAAAGACCTCCGGCAGCCATGGCGGACCTCTTTTGAGATTACGGGAATCCTGCCGAGGACAGACACCGGCCGGGAAGGTCCCGACCGAAAAGCAGAGTGGCAGAACCTCCTGAAGAGTCTTGAAAAGATACTGCTGCCTTCTGAAGACAGTTTGGACCTCCTGCTAGTAGAGGATGAAGAGGACTCTGATGACGACCTAATGTCcgcagaggaggaggacccTCAGGAGCAAGACAAACCCGGGGCACACACTGAAATTAAGCTGCTAGAGATAAGGGAcgagaacaaaaacacagaactccaggaggaagaagagcaacAAGTGGACACCAACAGAAACTGGGAAGAGAACAAAGAGGCAAATGGCCAGGAGCCAATGGAAAACACCAAAATGGTCCAAGTAAAGCAGCTTGAGATAATGGAAGAGGACAGCGAAGAAGAAGCAAAAGAAGAGAAGGAGCAGGAGAACGAGGATAGGAAGGCCACCAAGGAGCGCAGGGAGACCAGAATCATGATCGGAGAGGAAGTTGGGGATGAATGGAAGATAACCATGAAGACGAGGACGGAGATCAGGACAGAGACAGCTCGGAGCAACCAAGACGATGGACCTGAGCTGAAAGTCCTTCCAGATCTTTAG